The sequence GCTCTATTTGGCGCGGGTCCAATTTAGTGTAGTTCGGAATTTTCACCAGGGAATCCGGCCTGAAGGCCGGCAGAGGAGGTTTAAAATGTTTAAGGAATTCAAAGAGTTTGCAATGAAAGGCAACGTTGTTGACATGGCCGTCGGTATTGTCATAGGTGCCGCTTTCGGGACTATCGTAAAGTCCTTTGTGAGCGACATCCTGATGCCGCCCATCGGATTACTTATGGGCAACGTGGACTTTTCCAACCTTTTCATTATCCTGAAAGAGGGTTCCCAGGCGGGTCCCTTCATGACCATCGCAGATGCACAGGCTGCCGGGGCAGTGACATTGAATTACGGAATGTTTGTCAACACAGTCATAAGCTTTATCATTGTCGCTGTAGCGGTATTCATGGTCGTTAAATCCCTGAACAAAATGCAGCGCCAGGAAGAGACTCCTCCGGAGGTGCCGACCACGAAAGAGTGTTCATTTTGCTTCACCAACATTGCCATTAATGCGACCCGCTGCCCGAACTGCACTTCCGAGCTTTAGCAGGTCAGTCATTTAACATTTATTTCAAATTGTCGGACAGCAGCAAAGGGAAAGGCGGAATCTGGTTCCGCCTTTCCTTTAACGCCTCAATGGGGGGCATAGAGCGTATCGCCCTGCCCGGTGTTCGGGAAAACCCGGGACCTGGAAATAAATCCAAAGGGGGCATCATTGCGCGTCCGATAAACTCTGCTCCTGCTATTAATATCTCTCTTCTCCACTTCCTTCATTTGTCTATGCTAAAATCCACCCAACCATCAACGATTCGTTGCTGCTACCGGGAGCGTGCATGAGCCAGACACTTGGGAACTACACAATCCAGGGAGAGATCGGCCAGGGTGGAATGGCTGCTGTCTACAAAGCCCTGCAGGAATCCCTCAACCGGGTCGTGGCCTTGAAGGAGCTTGACCTGGCGAGGTTCCGTTCCGAGCCAAACGCTCTGGAACGGTTTCGCCTCGAGGCCAGGGCTGCCGCCGCTCTGGAGCATCCCAACATCGTCACGGTCTATGATCTCTGGGAAGAGGATAACAAGGCCTATATAGCCATGGAGTTTGTCAGCGGTGCGGAGCTTAAGGATGTCCTGCTCAGTCTGGGATCGATCCCTTACCTGAACGCCGTTCTCATTGCAATGGCCATCAGCGAGGCTTTGCATTACGCCCACTCAAAGGGGATGGCGCACAGGGATGTCAAGCCGGGCAATATCATGCTGTCAGACAGCGGTGAGATAAGGCTCATGGATTTTGGCATTGTTTCGGTTGCAGGAGCAGGTGACCTCACCGTTACAGG is a genomic window of bacterium containing:
- the mscL gene encoding large-conductance mechanosensitive channel protein MscL translates to MFKEFKEFAMKGNVVDMAVGIVIGAAFGTIVKSFVSDILMPPIGLLMGNVDFSNLFIILKEGSQAGPFMTIADAQAAGAVTLNYGMFVNTVISFIIVAVAVFMVVKSLNKMQRQEETPPEVPTTKECSFCFTNIAINATRCPNCTSEL